A single Melopsittacus undulatus isolate bMelUnd1 chromosome 11, bMelUnd1.mat.Z, whole genome shotgun sequence DNA region contains:
- the LOC101870422 gene encoding ankyrin repeat domain-containing protein 40-like isoform X2 gives MSGAAEARELEERLREAAALGDVEEVRRLLRAGADVNARNEINGWTCLHWACKRNHAQVVSCLLDAGADPQILTAKGELAAQLTAKPHIRKILGEEETECQGMKDFNLPIVANYLASPPFPYAYTEESIPDSPAESQNESASTSSASQCETSPCSSAAQVESICTPTSCNSEDDFPAQAPAEHLTTSPPPPAALECPQPVVPSVAQPLVPSVPRPVVPNIPRPVVPNGPVCPSPALAALEQARPLQTNSAPTGPAPSFQPFFFTGTFPYNMQELVLKVRVQNLRDNDFIEIELDRQELTYQDLLRVSCCELGVNPEQVEKIRKLPNTLVRKDKDVARLQDFQELELVLVKSDGSPFRNTASSLMERPCYNSRASKLTY, from the exons ATGAGCGGCGCGGCGGAGGCGCGGGAGCTGGAGGAGCGGCTgcgggaggcggcggcgctGGGGGACGTGGAGGAGGTGCGGCGGCTGCTGCGGGCGGGCGCGGACGTCAACGCCCGCAACGAGATCAACGGCTG gacCTGTTTGCACTGGGCCTGTAAGCGGAACCATGCGCAAGTGGTGTCCTGCCTGctggatgctggagcagatccGCAGATCCTCACGGCCAAAGGAGAGCTGGCTGCACAGCTGACTGCCAAACCACACATCCGGAAGATACTGGGAG AGGAAGAAACTGAATGTCAAGGAATGAAGGATTTCAATTTGCCAATTGTTGCGAACTACTTGGCCAGCCCTCCATTCCCTTATGCTTATACTGAAGAAAGCATTCCAGACAGCCCAGCAGAATCCCAGAATGAAAGCGCTtccacctcctctgcctctcagtgtgaaaccagcccttgTTCATCAGCAGCTCAGGTTGAAAGCATCTGCACCCCTACATCCTGCAACAGCGAAGATGACTTCCCTGCACAAGCTCCTGCAGAGCATCTGACCACCTCGCCACCACCTCCAGCAGCCCTGGAGTGCCCCCAGCCAGTGGTGCCCAGTGTCGCCCAGCCATTGGTACCCAGTGTTCCCAGGCCAGTGGTACCCAACATCCCCCGGCCAGTGGTCCCCAATGGCCCCGTCTGCCCATCGCCTGCACTGGCAGCACTCGAACAGGCCAGACCTCTGCAAACCAACAGTGCACCCACTGGTCCTGCACCATCATTCCAGCCCTTTTTCTTTACTGGAACTTTTCCATATAACATGCAAG AACTTGTGCTTAAGGTGAGAGTCCAGAACCTCAGAGACAACGACTTCATTGAAATTGAACTGGACAGACAAGAACTGACTTACCAAGATCTGCTCAGAGTGAGCTGCTGTGAATTGGGAGTTAATCCAGAGCAAGTCGAGAAGATCAGGAAATTACCAAATACGCTCGTAAGAAAG GACAAGGATGTTGCCAGACTTCAGGACTTCCAAGAGCTGGAGTTAGTCCTTGTGAAAAGTGATGGCTCTCCTTTCCGAAACACTGCATCCTCTTTGATGGAGAGGCCATGCTACAACAGCAGAGCATCAAAGCTGACGTACTGA
- the LUC7L3 gene encoding luc7-like protein 3 isoform X1: MISAAQLLDELMGRDRNLAPDEKRSNVRWDHESVCKYYLCGFCPAELFTNTRSDLGPCEKIHDENLRKQYEKSSRFMKVGYERDFLRYLQSLLAEVERRIRRGHARLALSQNQQSSGGAGPTGKNEEKIQVLTDKIDVLLQQIEELGSEGKVEEAQGMMKLVEQLKEERELLRSTTSTIESFAAQEKQMEVCEVCGAFLIVGDAQSRVDDHLMGKQHMGYAKIKATVEDLKEKLRKRTEEPDRDERLKKEKLEREEREKEREREREERERKRRREEEEKEKERARDRERRKRSRSRSRHSSRTSDRRCSRSRDHKRSRSRERRRSRSRDRRRSRSHDRSERKHRSRSRDRRRSKSRERKSYKHRSKSREREQDRKSKEKEKRGSDDKKSSMKSSSREKQSEDTNTDSKESDTKNEVNGTSEDIKSEVQRKYAQMKMELSQVRRHTKAPSEGKDSVVLQNILRYIVLSQLFCSRLVPPH; the protein is encoded by the exons ATGATATCGGCCGCACAGCTCCTGGATGAGCTTATGGGCCGGGACAGAAACCTGGCCCCGGATGAGAAGCGCAGCAACGTGCGGTGGGACCATGAGAGT GTTTGTAAATACTACCTATGTGGCTTTTGTCCGGCTGAATTATTTACAAACACCCGTTCTGATCTAG GTCCTTGTGAAAAAATACATGATGAAAATCTACGTAAACA GTATGAGAAGAGCTCTCGTTTTATGAAAGTGGGCTATGAAAGAGACTTCTTGCGCTATTTACAGAGCTTACTGGCAGAGGTAGAGCGCAGGATCCGAAGAGGCCATGCTCGATTGGCACTGTCACAGAATCAACAGTCTTCTGGG GGAGCGGGACCCACTGGTAAAAACGAAGAGAAGATTCAGGTGTTAACTGACAAAATTGATGTACTGCTACAACAG ATTGAAGAATTAGGTTCAGAAGGGAAGGTGGAAGAGGCACAAGGAATGATGAAACTTGTTGAACAgttaaaggaagagagagaattGCTGAGGTCTACAACTTCA acaATTGAGAGCTTTGCAgcccaagaaaaacaaatggaagttTGTGAAGTTTGTGGAGCCTTTTTAATTGTAGGGGATGCACAGTCCAGGGTAGATGACCACTTGATGGGGAAGCAGCACATGGGTTATGCCAAAATAAAAGCTACAGTAGAAGATTTAAAA GAGAagttaagaaaaagaacagaggaaCCTGACCGTGatgaaaggttaaaaaaagagaaactagAGCGAGAAGAGcgagagaaagagagggaacGGGAAAGAGAGGAGCGGGAAAGGAAGAGGCGacgggaggaagaagaaaaggaaaaagagagggcTCGTGATAGAGAGAGACGTAAAAGGAGCCGTTCACGAAGTAGGCATTCAAGCAGAACATCTGACAGAAGATGCAGCCGTTCACGAGACCACAAAAGAtcaagaagcagagaaagaagacGAAGCAG GAGTCGTGACCgaagaagaagcagaagtcaTGATAGATCAGAAAGAAAGCATAGGTCtcgcagcagggacaggagacGATCAAAAAGCCGGGAGCGGAAATCCTACAAGCACAGAagcaaaagcagagagagagaacaagACAggaagtcaaaagaaaaag AAAAGAGGGGATCTGATGATAAAAAAAGTAGTATGAAGTCCAGTAGTCGAGAAAAACAGAGTGAAGACACAAATACAGACTCGAAGGAGAGTGATACTAAGAATGAGGTCAATGGGACCAGTGAAGACATTAAATCTGAAG TGCAGCGTAAGTATGCACAGATGAAGATGGAACTAAGCCAAGTAAGAAGACATACTAAAGCACCTTCTGAAGGAAAAGACAGTGTAGTCCTGCAAAACATTTTGAGGTACATTGTTTTGTCTCAGCTATTTTGTAGCAGACTCGTGCCCCCCCATTAG
- the LUC7L3 gene encoding luc7-like protein 3 isoform X3, with translation MISAAQLLDELMGRDRNLAPDEKRSNVRWDHESVCKYYLCGFCPAELFTNTRSDLGPCEKIHDENLRKQYEKSSRFMKVGYERDFLRYLQSLLAEVERRIRRGHARLALSQNQQSSGGAGPTGKNEEKIQVLTDKIDVLLQQIEELGSEGKVEEAQGMMKLVEQLKEERELLRSTTSTIESFAAQEKQMEVCEVCGAFLIVGDAQSRVDDHLMGKQHMGYAKIKATVEDLKEKLRKRTEEPDRDERLKKEKLEREEREKEREREREERERKRRREEEEKEKERARDRERRKRSRSRSRHSSRTSDRRCSRSRDHKRSRSRERRRSRSRDRRRSRSHDRSERKHRSRSRDRRRSKSRERKSYKHRSKSREREQDRKSKEKEKRGSDDKKSSMKSSSREKQSEDTNTDSKESDTKNEVNGTSEDIKSEGDTQSN, from the exons ATGATATCGGCCGCACAGCTCCTGGATGAGCTTATGGGCCGGGACAGAAACCTGGCCCCGGATGAGAAGCGCAGCAACGTGCGGTGGGACCATGAGAGT GTTTGTAAATACTACCTATGTGGCTTTTGTCCGGCTGAATTATTTACAAACACCCGTTCTGATCTAG GTCCTTGTGAAAAAATACATGATGAAAATCTACGTAAACA GTATGAGAAGAGCTCTCGTTTTATGAAAGTGGGCTATGAAAGAGACTTCTTGCGCTATTTACAGAGCTTACTGGCAGAGGTAGAGCGCAGGATCCGAAGAGGCCATGCTCGATTGGCACTGTCACAGAATCAACAGTCTTCTGGG GGAGCGGGACCCACTGGTAAAAACGAAGAGAAGATTCAGGTGTTAACTGACAAAATTGATGTACTGCTACAACAG ATTGAAGAATTAGGTTCAGAAGGGAAGGTGGAAGAGGCACAAGGAATGATGAAACTTGTTGAACAgttaaaggaagagagagaattGCTGAGGTCTACAACTTCA acaATTGAGAGCTTTGCAgcccaagaaaaacaaatggaagttTGTGAAGTTTGTGGAGCCTTTTTAATTGTAGGGGATGCACAGTCCAGGGTAGATGACCACTTGATGGGGAAGCAGCACATGGGTTATGCCAAAATAAAAGCTACAGTAGAAGATTTAAAA GAGAagttaagaaaaagaacagaggaaCCTGACCGTGatgaaaggttaaaaaaagagaaactagAGCGAGAAGAGcgagagaaagagagggaacGGGAAAGAGAGGAGCGGGAAAGGAAGAGGCGacgggaggaagaagaaaaggaaaaagagagggcTCGTGATAGAGAGAGACGTAAAAGGAGCCGTTCACGAAGTAGGCATTCAAGCAGAACATCTGACAGAAGATGCAGCCGTTCACGAGACCACAAAAGAtcaagaagcagagaaagaagacGAAGCAG GAGTCGTGACCgaagaagaagcagaagtcaTGATAGATCAGAAAGAAAGCATAGGTCtcgcagcagggacaggagacGATCAAAAAGCCGGGAGCGGAAATCCTACAAGCACAGAagcaaaagcagagagagagaacaagACAggaagtcaaaagaaaaag AAAAGAGGGGATCTGATGATAAAAAAAGTAGTATGAAGTCCAGTAGTCGAGAAAAACAGAGTGAAGACACAAATACAGACTCGAAGGAGAGTGATACTAAGAATGAGGTCAATGGGACCAGTGAAGACATTAAATCTGAAGGTGACACTCAGTCCAATTAA
- the LOC101870422 gene encoding ankyrin repeat domain-containing protein 40-like isoform X1: protein MSGAAEARELEERLREAAALGDVEEVRRLLRAGADVNARNEINGWTCLHWACKRNHAQVVSCLLDAGADPQILTAKGELAAQLTAKPHIRKILGVEEETECQGMKDFNLPIVANYLASPPFPYAYTEESIPDSPAESQNESASTSSASQCETSPCSSAAQVESICTPTSCNSEDDFPAQAPAEHLTTSPPPPAALECPQPVVPSVAQPLVPSVPRPVVPNIPRPVVPNGPVCPSPALAALEQARPLQTNSAPTGPAPSFQPFFFTGTFPYNMQELVLKVRVQNLRDNDFIEIELDRQELTYQDLLRVSCCELGVNPEQVEKIRKLPNTLVRKDKDVARLQDFQELELVLVKSDGSPFRNTASSLMERPCYNSRASKLTY from the exons ATGAGCGGCGCGGCGGAGGCGCGGGAGCTGGAGGAGCGGCTgcgggaggcggcggcgctGGGGGACGTGGAGGAGGTGCGGCGGCTGCTGCGGGCGGGCGCGGACGTCAACGCCCGCAACGAGATCAACGGCTG gacCTGTTTGCACTGGGCCTGTAAGCGGAACCATGCGCAAGTGGTGTCCTGCCTGctggatgctggagcagatccGCAGATCCTCACGGCCAAAGGAGAGCTGGCTGCACAGCTGACTGCCAAACCACACATCCGGAAGATACTGGGAG TAGAGGAAGAAACTGAATGTCAAGGAATGAAGGATTTCAATTTGCCAATTGTTGCGAACTACTTGGCCAGCCCTCCATTCCCTTATGCTTATACTGAAGAAAGCATTCCAGACAGCCCAGCAGAATCCCAGAATGAAAGCGCTtccacctcctctgcctctcagtgtgaaaccagcccttgTTCATCAGCAGCTCAGGTTGAAAGCATCTGCACCCCTACATCCTGCAACAGCGAAGATGACTTCCCTGCACAAGCTCCTGCAGAGCATCTGACCACCTCGCCACCACCTCCAGCAGCCCTGGAGTGCCCCCAGCCAGTGGTGCCCAGTGTCGCCCAGCCATTGGTACCCAGTGTTCCCAGGCCAGTGGTACCCAACATCCCCCGGCCAGTGGTCCCCAATGGCCCCGTCTGCCCATCGCCTGCACTGGCAGCACTCGAACAGGCCAGACCTCTGCAAACCAACAGTGCACCCACTGGTCCTGCACCATCATTCCAGCCCTTTTTCTTTACTGGAACTTTTCCATATAACATGCAAG AACTTGTGCTTAAGGTGAGAGTCCAGAACCTCAGAGACAACGACTTCATTGAAATTGAACTGGACAGACAAGAACTGACTTACCAAGATCTGCTCAGAGTGAGCTGCTGTGAATTGGGAGTTAATCCAGAGCAAGTCGAGAAGATCAGGAAATTACCAAATACGCTCGTAAGAAAG GACAAGGATGTTGCCAGACTTCAGGACTTCCAAGAGCTGGAGTTAGTCCTTGTGAAAAGTGATGGCTCTCCTTTCCGAAACACTGCATCCTCTTTGATGGAGAGGCCATGCTACAACAGCAGAGCATCAAAGCTGACGTACTGA
- the LUC7L3 gene encoding luc7-like protein 3 isoform X4 has product MISAAQLLDELMGRDRNLAPDEKRSNVRWDHESVCKYYLCGFCPAELFTNTRSDLGPCEKIHDENLRKQYEKSSRFMKVGYERDFLRYLQSLLAEVERRIRRGHARLALSQNQQSSGGAGPTGKNEEKIQVLTDKIDVLLQQIEELGSEGKVEEAQGMMKLVEQLKEERELLRSTTSTIESFAAQEKQMEVCEVCGAFLIVGDAQSRVDDHLMGKQHMGYAKIKATVEDLKEKLRKRTEEPDRDERLKKEKLEREEREKEREREREERERKRRREEEEKEKERARDRERRKRSRSRSRHSSRTSDRRCSRSRDHKRSRSRERRRSRSRDRRRSRSHDRSERKHRSRSRDRRRSKSRERKSYKHRSKSREREQDRKSKEKGQKIRLLG; this is encoded by the exons ATGATATCGGCCGCACAGCTCCTGGATGAGCTTATGGGCCGGGACAGAAACCTGGCCCCGGATGAGAAGCGCAGCAACGTGCGGTGGGACCATGAGAGT GTTTGTAAATACTACCTATGTGGCTTTTGTCCGGCTGAATTATTTACAAACACCCGTTCTGATCTAG GTCCTTGTGAAAAAATACATGATGAAAATCTACGTAAACA GTATGAGAAGAGCTCTCGTTTTATGAAAGTGGGCTATGAAAGAGACTTCTTGCGCTATTTACAGAGCTTACTGGCAGAGGTAGAGCGCAGGATCCGAAGAGGCCATGCTCGATTGGCACTGTCACAGAATCAACAGTCTTCTGGG GGAGCGGGACCCACTGGTAAAAACGAAGAGAAGATTCAGGTGTTAACTGACAAAATTGATGTACTGCTACAACAG ATTGAAGAATTAGGTTCAGAAGGGAAGGTGGAAGAGGCACAAGGAATGATGAAACTTGTTGAACAgttaaaggaagagagagaattGCTGAGGTCTACAACTTCA acaATTGAGAGCTTTGCAgcccaagaaaaacaaatggaagttTGTGAAGTTTGTGGAGCCTTTTTAATTGTAGGGGATGCACAGTCCAGGGTAGATGACCACTTGATGGGGAAGCAGCACATGGGTTATGCCAAAATAAAAGCTACAGTAGAAGATTTAAAA GAGAagttaagaaaaagaacagaggaaCCTGACCGTGatgaaaggttaaaaaaagagaaactagAGCGAGAAGAGcgagagaaagagagggaacGGGAAAGAGAGGAGCGGGAAAGGAAGAGGCGacgggaggaagaagaaaaggaaaaagagagggcTCGTGATAGAGAGAGACGTAAAAGGAGCCGTTCACGAAGTAGGCATTCAAGCAGAACATCTGACAGAAGATGCAGCCGTTCACGAGACCACAAAAGAtcaagaagcagagaaagaagacGAAGCAG GAGTCGTGACCgaagaagaagcagaagtcaTGATAGATCAGAAAGAAAGCATAGGTCtcgcagcagggacaggagacGATCAAAAAGCCGGGAGCGGAAATCCTACAAGCACAGAagcaaaagcagagagagagaacaagACAggaagtcaaaagaaaaag GACAGAAGATAAGATTATTGGGCTGA
- the LUC7L3 gene encoding luc7-like protein 3 isoform X2 produces the protein MISAAQLLDELMGRDRNLAPDEKRSNVRWDHESVCKYYLCGFCPAELFTNTRSDLGPCEKIHDENLRKQYEKSSRFMKVGYERDFLRYLQSLLAEVERRIRRGHARLALSQNQQSSGGAGPTGKNEEKIQVLTDKIDVLLQQIEELGSEGKVEEAQGMMKLVEQLKEERELLRSTTSTIESFAAQEKQMEVCEVCGAFLIVGDAQSRVDDHLMGKQHMGYAKIKATVEDLKEKLRKRTEEPDRDERLKKEKLEREEREKEREREREERERKRRREEEEKEKERARDRERRKRSRSRSRHSSRTSDRRCSRSRDHKRSRSRERRRSRSRDRRRSRSHDRSERKHRSRSRDRRRSKSRERKSYKHRSKSREREQDRKSKEKEKRGSDDKKSSMKSSSREKQSEDTNTDSKESDTKNEVNGTSEDIKSEVQRKYAQMKMELSQVRRHTKAPSEGKDSVVLQNILRTTP, from the exons ATGATATCGGCCGCACAGCTCCTGGATGAGCTTATGGGCCGGGACAGAAACCTGGCCCCGGATGAGAAGCGCAGCAACGTGCGGTGGGACCATGAGAGT GTTTGTAAATACTACCTATGTGGCTTTTGTCCGGCTGAATTATTTACAAACACCCGTTCTGATCTAG GTCCTTGTGAAAAAATACATGATGAAAATCTACGTAAACA GTATGAGAAGAGCTCTCGTTTTATGAAAGTGGGCTATGAAAGAGACTTCTTGCGCTATTTACAGAGCTTACTGGCAGAGGTAGAGCGCAGGATCCGAAGAGGCCATGCTCGATTGGCACTGTCACAGAATCAACAGTCTTCTGGG GGAGCGGGACCCACTGGTAAAAACGAAGAGAAGATTCAGGTGTTAACTGACAAAATTGATGTACTGCTACAACAG ATTGAAGAATTAGGTTCAGAAGGGAAGGTGGAAGAGGCACAAGGAATGATGAAACTTGTTGAACAgttaaaggaagagagagaattGCTGAGGTCTACAACTTCA acaATTGAGAGCTTTGCAgcccaagaaaaacaaatggaagttTGTGAAGTTTGTGGAGCCTTTTTAATTGTAGGGGATGCACAGTCCAGGGTAGATGACCACTTGATGGGGAAGCAGCACATGGGTTATGCCAAAATAAAAGCTACAGTAGAAGATTTAAAA GAGAagttaagaaaaagaacagaggaaCCTGACCGTGatgaaaggttaaaaaaagagaaactagAGCGAGAAGAGcgagagaaagagagggaacGGGAAAGAGAGGAGCGGGAAAGGAAGAGGCGacgggaggaagaagaaaaggaaaaagagagggcTCGTGATAGAGAGAGACGTAAAAGGAGCCGTTCACGAAGTAGGCATTCAAGCAGAACATCTGACAGAAGATGCAGCCGTTCACGAGACCACAAAAGAtcaagaagcagagaaagaagacGAAGCAG GAGTCGTGACCgaagaagaagcagaagtcaTGATAGATCAGAAAGAAAGCATAGGTCtcgcagcagggacaggagacGATCAAAAAGCCGGGAGCGGAAATCCTACAAGCACAGAagcaaaagcagagagagagaacaagACAggaagtcaaaagaaaaag AAAAGAGGGGATCTGATGATAAAAAAAGTAGTATGAAGTCCAGTAGTCGAGAAAAACAGAGTGAAGACACAAATACAGACTCGAAGGAGAGTGATACTAAGAATGAGGTCAATGGGACCAGTGAAGACATTAAATCTGAAG TGCAGCGTAAGTATGCACAGATGAAGATGGAACTAAGCCAAGTAAGAAGACATACTAAAGCACCTTCTGAAGGAAAAGACAGTGTAGTCCTGCAAAACATTTTGAG GACTACTCCATGA